A region of Halalkaliarchaeum desulfuricum DNA encodes the following proteins:
- a CDS encoding polysaccharide pyruvyl transferase family protein, which produces MTDVYFVNDTTTAKNWGARGTTRALRGLVEETGANITHTLYLSEMSKRKPLLLHHIFPDRVRRYIVKNYGIQESYLWFQRNITGKSHLEAFKSYESLTSNWDTVPGSWNEFDNFASKVKKEELLEPVAEAIQATDIVVINGEGSIYDRQRKGRMMLFVAYLAKEYFDTDTILVNHTADLSDKEMRKMAANVYPILDDVVFREPASADHVSNVIQNVEYRTAADAAFVYDPIKDHNSWETVANRNGYYSVWPDSAAGFDLTEDYICVGGSSIYNRPDRPPYDPVPAFQNLCQRLKSEVGPVVLTACSGDIDIIRPIADELDLPVIGPRTPIQQLVDVFGNASLFISGRWHSSVYALTGGVPIITLTANTHKTKGILDLVGLDQPVFDALDLDSEVESIVSLAEELIQSPVKKDLQNRSVELSDSTRSNIRYIEKYPQ; this is translated from the coding sequence ATGACTGATGTCTATTTTGTAAACGATACGACTACAGCTAAAAATTGGGGTGCTCGTGGCACTACACGGGCACTGCGAGGATTGGTAGAAGAAACTGGTGCAAATATCACCCATACGCTCTATCTCTCAGAAATGTCTAAGCGAAAACCACTGTTACTACACCACATCTTCCCAGATAGAGTTAGAAGATATATAGTAAAAAATTATGGAATTCAAGAATCGTATCTCTGGTTCCAACGAAACATTACTGGAAAGTCTCATCTTGAGGCTTTCAAGTCTTATGAGTCACTCACCTCAAATTGGGATACCGTACCTGGATCTTGGAACGAATTTGACAACTTTGCTTCCAAAGTTAAAAAAGAAGAATTACTAGAACCTGTCGCTGAAGCCATCCAAGCTACAGATATCGTGGTGATAAATGGTGAAGGGAGTATCTATGATCGGCAGCGGAAAGGACGTATGATGCTATTTGTTGCTTATCTCGCAAAGGAATATTTCGATACAGACACCATTTTGGTTAATCATACGGCCGATTTGTCTGATAAAGAGATGCGGAAGATGGCCGCAAACGTGTACCCGATCCTTGATGATGTGGTGTTCCGTGAACCGGCCTCCGCTGACCATGTAAGCAACGTAATCCAGAATGTAGAGTATCGGACTGCAGCAGATGCAGCATTTGTATACGACCCAATAAAAGACCACAATTCATGGGAAACCGTGGCCAACCGCAACGGTTATTACAGCGTTTGGCCAGATTCGGCGGCTGGATTTGATCTCACAGAAGATTATATCTGTGTCGGTGGAAGTTCTATCTACAATCGTCCAGATCGACCACCGTACGATCCGGTACCAGCGTTCCAGAATCTATGTCAACGCCTCAAATCAGAGGTAGGTCCAGTTGTACTAACGGCATGTTCAGGCGATATCGATATCATCCGACCTATTGCTGATGAGTTGGATCTGCCTGTTATTGGTCCCCGAACCCCCATACAACAACTGGTAGACGTTTTTGGAAACGCATCTTTGTTTATTTCCGGGCGCTGGCATTCAAGCGTGTACGCATTGACTGGGGGAGTCCCAATTATAACGCTAACAGCAAATACACACAAGACAAAAGGAATTCTCGACTTAGTAGGATTGGACCAACCTGTCTTCGACGCACTCGATCTCGATTCAGAGGTTGAGTCAATCGTCAGCTTAGCCGAAGAATTGATCCAATCACCTGTGAAAAAAGATTTACAAAATCGATCTGTTGAACTTTCAGATTCCACTCGAAGTAATATAAGATACATTGAAAAATACCCCCAATAG
- a CDS encoding 6-hydroxymethylpterin diphosphokinase MptE-like protein encodes MTENKVGDYEDIHSGERVFIVGNGPSLAKTPLKQLQDEYTIATNKIYKIYDSTEWRPDYYLLSSMTDDIKTNDMSNVVGYSTTCFINSKRQEILSEYKGTIPIDVCHPDNDPLIECFDNVSIPNEARSYWSDQLSDYVYLYNSSIYPLYQMAYYMGFEKIILIGCDLGMDIDYLLFEDSGDPIKFLNNNLSDYSGEYPLSIYSEFIRNSDHPIKSILNLAAVEIGNQHLLFASGSNPYSYKRNNRGKYDSTSLLYLHFILESNNKLLSFFNGLYGWFTSHIPRLLSAKDPHFDGYGTSTIMIGEDDRQRRAHLLARDKLMEREAQIYNATIGGELEIHPRIDFESVIDSD; translated from the coding sequence ATGACTGAAAATAAGGTTGGTGACTATGAGGATATCCATTCTGGAGAGAGGGTATTTATTGTTGGGAATGGACCTAGTTTGGCTAAGACACCGCTTAAACAATTACAAGACGAATACACAATAGCCACAAACAAAATTTATAAAATATACGATAGTACAGAATGGAGGCCCGATTATTATCTTTTATCAAGTATGACTGATGATATTAAAACCAACGACATGTCAAATGTTGTGGGATATAGTACTACATGTTTTATAAATTCGAAAAGACAAGAAATACTTTCAGAGTATAAGGGTACGATTCCTATTGATGTATGTCATCCAGATAATGATCCACTTATTGAATGTTTCGATAACGTCTCCATTCCGAATGAAGCGAGAAGTTATTGGTCGGATCAATTATCAGATTATGTATATTTGTATAATTCTTCAATTTATCCTCTTTATCAAATGGCATATTATATGGGATTTGAAAAAATAATCCTTATAGGATGTGACCTAGGAATGGATATAGACTACCTGTTATTTGAAGATAGTGGGGACCCCATTAAGTTCCTTAATAATAATCTATCCGATTATAGCGGTGAGTATCCTCTGAGTATCTATTCTGAATTCATAAGAAATTCTGATCACCCTATCAAATCTATATTGAATCTAGCTGCAGTCGAGATCGGTAATCAACATTTGTTATTTGCTTCTGGTAGTAATCCATATTCCTATAAAAGGAATAATAGAGGGAAATATGATTCAACAAGCTTATTATATTTGCATTTTATATTAGAATCAAATAATAAACTTTTATCTTTTTTTAATGGCCTATATGGTTGGTTTACAAGCCACATCCCAAGGCTGCTTAGTGCGAAAGATCCACATTTTGACGGATATGGTACCAGCACGATTATGATTGGGGAGGATGATCGCCAAAGGAGGGCACATTTATTAGCTCGTGATAAATTAATGGAAAGAGAAGCCCAAATTTATAACGCTACTATTGGTGGAGAACTAGAGATCCATCCCAGAATTGATTTTGAATCAGTTATTGATAGTGATTAA
- a CDS encoding class I SAM-dependent methyltransferase, with the protein MVLYLSVTLEQIKQSAKYIRDKLYKIGDGYGIIGPNKIYNNDYYRKRKKDPWRSDAREVSRVLYDEFEPESVIDFGCAIGGHLEWFHEHGIEVCGIEGNTTAFEYSLIPNEYLEEHDLREPYEITKQRDLALCIEVAEHIPERYANQLVASLTDSAESVFFTAAPPGQQGTHHINLKKDSYWEKKFEEKGYIRDNMIETRLKQNLNLEKSTWIKDNMFVFVSGND; encoded by the coding sequence ATGGTTTTGTATCTGAGTGTAACTTTAGAACAAATTAAACAAAGTGCAAAATATATCCGTGACAAACTTTATAAAATTGGAGATGGATATGGAATTATTGGTCCCAATAAAATATACAATAACGACTACTACAGGAAACGAAAAAAAGACCCGTGGCGTTCGGATGCACGCGAAGTAAGTCGAGTCTTATATGATGAGTTTGAACCGGAATCAGTAATTGATTTTGGCTGTGCTATCGGTGGTCATTTAGAATGGTTTCACGAACATGGAATTGAGGTCTGTGGAATTGAAGGAAATACAACAGCTTTTGAGTATTCATTAATACCAAATGAATATCTGGAGGAACATGACCTTCGAGAGCCGTATGAAATCACTAAACAGAGGGATCTAGCACTTTGCATCGAAGTTGCAGAACATATACCAGAACGATATGCTAATCAACTTGTTGCCTCACTTACTGACTCAGCTGAAAGTGTGTTCTTTACGGCTGCACCACCAGGTCAACAGGGCACACACCACATAAACCTTAAAAAAGATTCCTACTGGGAAAAAAAGTTTGAAGAAAAAGGATATATACGAGATAATATGATAGAAACTAGACTTAAACAAAATCTTAACCTTGAAAAATCCACATGGATAAAAGATAATATGTTCGTCTTTGTATCTGGAAATGACTGA
- a CDS encoding ISH3 family transposase, with translation MFKIPEPDGYLSASDVKDVAEEVITPLPLPGVEGSPLDPGDIWLVVILACVNETSIWETCKDTDGTPCDDTTFTWLHTLNREWLEVVANLLLKRLAMTILDPDRSRIVSIDFIDNPYHGDHYVDEGELCSMAPKDGTTTCHRYCTAYVVSNEKPVTLAMTYVRNDEDEADAVERVLARVENYPFEIDLLLADSGFYNERVIRRSREIAATVVHVPKKGERMKDKLDVHKSYMTTYRMYKDSERELRFPLAVAVSYQNGNRGKHGEVVRGYVACGVTDRSAKQVERLYRKRSGIETSYRLLRQARGITTTRDPVVRFAIMLVAALLENLWLVLRWAVVARPRRGGRDLPEEFTFKTFCDWIRHELEAELRRRWRLKMNGVGVPASQAVAAG, from the coding sequence GTGTTCAAGATCCCCGAACCAGACGGTTATCTTTCGGCATCGGACGTCAAAGATGTAGCGGAAGAAGTCATCACTCCACTCCCGTTGCCGGGTGTCGAGGGGAGCCCCCTCGACCCCGGCGACATCTGGCTCGTCGTCATATTAGCCTGCGTCAACGAGACCTCGATCTGGGAAACCTGCAAAGACACCGACGGAACGCCATGTGACGACACCACCTTCACGTGGCTCCACACCCTCAACCGTGAGTGGCTCGAAGTCGTCGCTAACCTCCTGCTTAAACGCCTTGCTATGACGATTCTCGACCCAGACCGGTCGAGAATCGTCTCCATCGACTTCATCGACAATCCCTACCACGGTGATCACTACGTCGATGAAGGTGAACTCTGCTCGATGGCTCCGAAAGATGGCACGACCACGTGCCATCGGTACTGTACGGCATACGTTGTCTCAAACGAAAAGCCGGTGACTCTGGCGATGACGTACGTCCGCAACGACGAAGACGAGGCCGACGCGGTCGAGCGCGTGCTCGCCCGCGTCGAGAACTATCCGTTCGAGATCGATCTTTTGCTTGCCGACAGCGGCTTCTACAACGAGCGCGTCATCCGCCGGTCTCGTGAGATCGCTGCAACGGTCGTTCACGTCCCCAAGAAGGGTGAGCGGATGAAGGACAAACTCGACGTCCACAAGTCGTACATGACGACCTACCGCATGTACAAGGACAGCGAGCGGGAACTGCGCTTCCCGCTCGCGGTCGCTGTTTCCTACCAGAACGGTAATCGGGGCAAGCACGGCGAGGTTGTCCGAGGCTACGTGGCTTGCGGCGTGACTGATCGATCAGCAAAGCAGGTCGAACGCCTCTACAGAAAGCGATCAGGCATCGAAACGAGCTACCGACTGCTTCGGCAAGCACGAGGGATCACGACGACACGTGATCCCGTCGTGCGGTTTGCGATCATGCTCGTTGCAGCGCTGCTGGAGAATCTGTGGTTGGTGCTGCGATGGGCGGTCGTCGCCCGCCCGCGGCGGGGCGGGCGCGACCTGCCCGAGGAGTTCACGTTCAAGACGTTCTGCGACTGGATTCGACACGAACTGGAAGCAGAGTTACGGCGTCGGTGGAGACTCAAGATGAATGGAGTTGGTGTGCCGGCGTCACAGGCTGTGGCCGCGGGCTGA
- a CDS encoding glycosyltransferase — MVIPTYERPEFLRGAIETALGQTHNDLDIVVVDDGSSEQYAEEIVAEFPEIVRCVRHKENKGLSAARNTGVSESSSEYIAFLDDDDRWHREKIARQVDALERNDTAGIATCLVGAITPNNELIHCEQSAPSGDCSETILVGNQIGTPSRVLVRRDAFKDVGGFDESLPTKQDWDFYIRLCQQWTVAAVPEHLCFRMVHQSMSSSPESAKRDNAAILDKHAALLRKQDRWEKAQAEVAERVGRAYLRNGKQPSAREQFERSLRFDPTIQRAVLYLLTVTPPAVVKKLRKIKRQRSIRKSGCDDMLTTDEVKFTDEKDII; from the coding sequence GTGGTCATCCCGACGTACGAACGCCCAGAGTTCCTTCGAGGTGCGATAGAGACAGCTCTTGGACAGACCCACAACGATCTTGATATCGTCGTGGTAGATGACGGATCATCTGAACAATATGCTGAGGAAATAGTCGCCGAGTTTCCAGAGATAGTCCGCTGTGTTCGTCATAAGGAGAACAAGGGACTTTCAGCAGCTCGAAACACCGGTGTCAGCGAATCCAGCAGCGAGTACATAGCCTTTCTTGACGACGACGACCGATGGCACCGGGAAAAAATCGCTCGTCAAGTAGACGCGCTTGAGCGAAACGACACGGCCGGTATAGCCACTTGTCTCGTTGGTGCAATCACACCAAACAACGAACTCATCCACTGCGAGCAAAGCGCACCAAGTGGAGACTGCTCAGAGACCATTCTCGTAGGGAATCAGATCGGAACCCCGTCACGCGTTCTCGTTCGTCGAGATGCCTTCAAGGATGTCGGCGGCTTCGACGAATCACTCCCGACGAAACAGGACTGGGATTTCTACATCCGACTCTGTCAACAGTGGACGGTTGCTGCGGTACCGGAACACCTCTGTTTCAGGATGGTTCACCAGAGTATGTCTAGTTCACCGGAATCCGCGAAACGAGACAATGCCGCGATACTAGACAAACACGCCGCGTTGCTACGTAAACAAGATAGGTGGGAGAAAGCGCAAGCAGAGGTTGCAGAACGAGTGGGAAGAGCGTATTTACGAAACGGAAAACAGCCCAGTGCGCGGGAACAGTTTGAGAGGTCCCTACGATTCGACCCAACCATTCAACGGGCCGTACTGTATCTACTCACTGTCACACCACCCGCCGTCGTCAAAAAGCTACGAAAGATAAAAAGGCAACGTTCAATTCGGAAAAGCGGCTGTGACGATATGTTGACAACAGATGAGGTGAAGTTTACTGATGAGAAAGATATTATATGA